Proteins encoded in a region of the Coffea eugenioides isolate CCC68of chromosome 4, Ceug_1.0, whole genome shotgun sequence genome:
- the LOC113769344 gene encoding uncharacterized protein LOC113769344, translated as MNLKIKEQIEKQLKTNIIIVSHYPVWLSNPVPVPKKNGEVRVCVDYRDLNKASPKDDFPLPNIHIILDNTARHEIKFFCDCFAGYHQILMAEEDREKTAFITPWGTFCYRVMPFGLKNAGATYQRTITTLFHDMIHKEMEVYVDDIIIKSKKAEDHLIDLRKLFERLRKYNLKLNPAKCAFGALAGKLLGVIVSKKGIEIDPVKIKAIRDMPVPKTQKDVKSFLGKINFIGRFIAQLTATCEPLFKLLKKNVSLHWNEECQQAFDKNKDYLLQPPVLVPPKPGRPLIMYLSVLDGAVGCVLGQHDDSGRKEQAIYYLSKKFTLYEANYSYIEKSCCALAWAAQKLRHYFLSHTTYLISRSDPLKYLLEKPMPTGRLAKWQMILLEFDIVFTSQKAVKGQAIADHLAENPKDDDYRPLHTYFPDEMVLFVGAIEDMSEQCSEWRLFFDGAANSFGVGIGAVLVSPEGKHYPGAAKLQFACTNNMAEYEACIFGLKMALEMEVRELIAFSDSDLLVHQTLKQWVTKDSKILPYHCNLLNLARRFQSLEFRHLPRARNAFADALATLSSMIQYPDELGIEPIRIQLQDKPAHYWVIDKSSGNSLWYNDIKEFIKIGSYPPEASANDKGFLCRIASQFFLNGKVLYKRTSDLNLLRCIDEDETQYMMKEVHSDFVRRCIKCQMHGDILRAPLTELHSMIAPWPCSMWGMDVIGTIDPPASNEHRFILVAIEYFTKWVEAESFKHVTKKVVANFLRDHIICRFGVPETLITDNAKNLNNDMVDGLCEQFKIRHRNSAIYRPQMNGAVEAANKNLKKIIRKMTEKHRDWHEKLPYALMAYRTSIRTSTGATPYSLMYGMEAVLPAEVEIPSLRIIMETKLEEADWIKQRHEQLSLIDKKRLNSICHGQCYQRRMARAYNKKFHLRTFEQGDKVLKRILPVQDKAKGKFAPNWQGPFIVQKILPGGALILAKMDGQTFPQPINSDMCKKFFI; from the exons atgaacctcaaaataaaagagcaaatcgAAAAGCAGCTTAAGACTAATATCATTATTGTATCCCATTACCCTGTTTGGCTCTCcaatccagtccctgttccaaagaaaaatggagaagtaCGAGTCTGTGTTGATTATCGGGACCTTAATAAGGCCAGCCCTAAAGATGACTTTCCTTTGCCAAATATCCATATCATTCTAGACAACACTGCCAGACACGAAATTAAATTTTTCTGTGATTGTTTTGCTGGATACCATCAGATCTTAATGGCTGAGGAGGATAGAGAAAAGACTGCATTTATCACCCCTTGGGGCACCTTTTGCTATCGAGTAATGCCGTTTggtttaaagaatgctggaGCTACTTATCAAAGGACTATAACTACTTTGTTTCATGACATGATCCACAAGGAGATGGAGGTCTATGTGGATGACATTATAATCAAATCCAAGAAAGCCGAGGACCATTTGATTGATTTAAGAAAGTTGTTTGAAAGGTTGcgaaagtacaatttgaagctaAATCCTGCAAAATGCGCCTTTGGAGCACTAGCTGGTAAATTGTTAGGCGTTATTGTCAGCAAGAAGGGCATAGAGATAGACCCGGTAAAGATCAAGGCAATTAGAGACATGCCAGTGCCGAAAACGCAGAAAGATGTGAAAAGTTTCTTAGGGAAGATTAATTTCATTGGAAGATTTATTGCCCAATTAACCGCGACGTGTGAGCCGCTATTCAAGTTGTTAAAAAAGAATGTGTCGTTGCATTGGAATGAGGAGTGCCAACAAGCTTTTGACAAGAATAAAGATTATTTGCTGCAGCCTCCGGTCTTAGTGCCACCCAAACCGGGCCGGCCTTTGATCATGTACTTATCTGTACTCGACGGagcagtagggtgtgttctGGGGCAGCACGATGACTCGGGAAGGAAAGAGCAGGCCATCTACTATCTTAGCAAGAAATTCACGCTgtatgaggctaattattcgtatattgagaaaagctgctgtGCTTTGGCCTGGGCGGCTCAAAAGTTAAGACACTACTTCCTAAGTCATACTACCTATCTCATCTCCCGTTCCGATCCTCTGAAATACCTCTTGGAGAAGCCAATGCCAACTGGGCGTCTGGCCAAGTGGCAGATGATTCTTTTAGAAtttgatattgttttcacttcgCAAAAGGccgtcaaggggcaagctatagccgatcatttggcagaaaatccaaAGGACGATGATTATCGACCGCtccatacctattttccagATGAAATGGTTTTATTTGTCGGGGCCATAGAAGATATGAGCGAGCAGTGCTCTGAATGGAGATTGTTTTTCGATGGTGCAGCCAATTCTTTTGGAGTCGGAATAGGAGCAGTTCTTGTATCCCCGGAAGGGAAGCATTACCCTGGAGCCGCtaaattgcaatttgcttgcACGAACAACATGGCCGAATATGAAGCATgtatttttggtctcaaaatggctttggaaatggaaGTTAGGGAGTTGATAGCCTTCAGTGATTCAGATTTACTTGTGCACCAAACGTTGAAGCAATGggtaaccaaagattcaaagatTCTGCCATACCACTGTAATTTGCTTAATTTGGCTAGACGATTTCAAAGtttggagttcagacatctcccGCGAGCCCGAAATGCATTTGCAGATGCCTTGGCCACTTTATCTTCTATGATACAATATCCGGACGAATTAGGAATCGAACCTATCCGGATTCAACTCCAAGATAAGCCTGCTCATTATTGGGTCATAGACAAATCTTCTGGCAATAGCCTTTGGTACAATGATATTAAGGAATTCATCAAAATCGGGTCTTACCCTCCAGAAGCTAGTGCAAATGACAAGGGTTTCCTGTGCAGAATAGCCTCGCagtttttcttaaatggaaAGGTATTGTACAAAAGGACCtcagatttgaaccttttaaggtgcattgatgaagaTGAAACCCAATACATGATGAAAGAGGTGCATAGCG attttgtccggagatgtattAAATGTCAAATGCATGGTGACATCCTACGCGCGCCTCTCACTGAGTTGCACAGTATGATTGCTCCATGGCCCTgctcaatgtggggtatggatgTGATTGGCACAATTGACCCGCCTGCTTCCAATGagcatcgatttatattggtggcaattgaGTACTTCACCAAATGGGTCGAAGCGGAATCATTCAAGCACGTGACAAAGAAGGTGGTGGCGAATTTCTTAAGGGATCACATCATATGCCGATTTGGGGTGCCAGAAACATTGATTacggacaatgccaagaatctcaACAATGATATGGTGGACGGGCTATGCGAACAGTTCAAAATCAGACATCGCAACTCTGCCATCTACAGACCGCAGATGAACGGAGCTGTGGAGGCCGcgaacaagaatttgaagaagatcaTTCGCAAGATGACTGAAAAGCATCGTGATTGGCATGAAAAGCTCCCTTATGCACTAATGGCGTATCGGACTTCTATCCGAACATCAACTGGGGCAACACCCTATTCactcatgtatggaatggaagctgtGCTACCCGCCGAGGTCGAAATCCCTTCACTGCGTATTATAATGGAAACCAAGTTGGAGGAGGCTGATTGGATAAAGCAGCGTCATGAACAACTATCTTTGATTGATAAAAAACGGCTTAATTCCATTTGTCACGGCCAATGTTACCAAAGACGCATGGCCCGGGCCTACAACAAGAAGTTCCATTTGCGTACATTTGAGCAAGGCGACAAAGTGCTGAAGCGGATTTTGCCAGTGCAAGATAAGgccaaaggcaaatttgctccgAATTGGCAAGGGCCATTCATTGTTCAAAAAATATTACCTGGTGGAGCACTTATTTTAGCAAAAATGGATGGACAAACATttcctcaacctatcaactcggacatgtgcAAGAAGTTCTTCATTTGA